The [Clostridium] celerecrescens 18A genomic sequence CTATCAACTAAAAGCCGGAGATGTGATTTTTCACAAGCCAAATGAATTCCACGCCTTAAAAGCGTCCGGAAACAAGGCCCCCAATCTGGTCGTCATGTCCTTCCGCTGCTCCAGCGAAAGCATGAGGTTTTTTGAAGAGAAATCCTGTTCCTTAAATCAGGAAGAGAGATTTCTTATTTCCAGGATTATTGCAGAAGCGAAACAGGCCTTTTCCACTCCCCTACACATTCCTTCCGTGGAAAAGGTGGAGCTGGCCCCTTCCCCGCCATTCGGAGCCGCTCAGCTCATCCTATTATATCTACAGGTTTTCCTGATCCATGTGAAGCGGAATCATTTTGAAGAAGGTGATGCACCCATTCATAACCTTCCAACCGGGCAAATGGCCCTTTCCTCCAATTCCAGCCATCTGGAACAGATCATTCAGTTTATGGAGTTTCACATCTGCGAACACCTTACTATAAAAGCCATTTGCAACGAATTCTCCATAAGCCGTTCCACCCTTCATTCCCTGTTTCACAAAGAAAAAAACTGCGGGGCAATCGACTATTTCAATTTAATGAAGATCGAGCGTTCTAAGGAGATCATGCGGGATGGCAATATGAACTTTACGGAAATTGCATATTTCCTTTCTTACAGCTCCCTGCAGTATTTTTCCAAGCAGTTTAAGAAAACAACCGGAATGTCTCCATTGGAATATTTTAATTCCGTAAAAAAATATTCCAATGAACTCACAAATGCAAGTAAGAAAAGGAGAGAGGATAACCGGATGATTTGACAAGCTTCCGTGATGATTCCGTAAGGCTTTTTTCTGAAAAAGTGCTATATTAGAACCATCAATACAGTGGAGGATGGACAATGCACGATATTAAATTTCATCAAACAGCCTTGAGCTTTGAGGAAAGCTCCCTCCTTTTTTCCATTCAGCATGGAAGTGCAATTTGGAAATGGGATGCAACATACAGACCCCGCCTGATAGCCGGAGGACAAACCGTTTATTTCCAAGATGCTGCTTCCATTACCCATAACCAATGGAAAACAGGGGTCGGGGAAGGGATCATCAGCCATTACCAGGGCTTCCGGTTAGACGATACGGATCTTTCACTGGCCTTTGAAACGGTCACATGGATCGAGTATGCCACGGAAGACGTTCATTTTGAATGGATCCCTCTGACAGAAAGCAGCGTTCCGGTTTCAGAAATTTTCTGGCCCGGATACATGGAATTTGAAAAAGAAAGTGACCGCTGGTATACTCTTTTAAATATCCAGCAGGGGCTTCTTATCCCAAATACCTGGGAAACGGCACTTGAAAAGCTGCCCTTTGACGGCATGATGTGCACAGCCGGTTCTTACATGCCATGGTTTGGACAGGTAAAAGAGGGAGACGGCTACTTAGCCATCTGTGAACAGCCCTGGGATGCCGCATATTATGCGGAGCATCCGGCAAAGGGCCCCTATACCCACACCGGCATCAAATGGCTGCCAAGCCTGGGCAGGATGAATAGCCGCAGGACGATGCGGTATACCTTTTTGTCGGACTGTGATTACAATGATATCTGCAAGCATTACCGGACCTACGTAAAGGAGCAGGGCACCTTCTGTTCCCTGAAAGAAAAGGCTGCGAAGGCACCTGTTCATAAACTGGTAGGCGCTTCCTTTATCCATAAGGGAATCAAAACTCAGGTCATGCCGGATTCCCGCTTCTTTGACCCGGAAAAACCGGACAAAAATAACCACGTATACAGCTTTGAGAAACGAACCGGTGAGATCCATCATTTCTACAAGGATCTGGGCCTTAAAAAGCTGTATCTCCATCTGGATGGCTGGGCTGAGCCAGGTTATGATAACCAGCATCCTGACTACCTTCCCGCCTGTGAAGGGGCCGGGGGCTGGGAAAAAATGAAGGAGCTTGCGGATACCATGCACGGGTATGGATATTCCTTTGGCATCCATGACCAGTACCGGGATTATTACCGCAGAGCCAAAACCTTTGACCAGAATTTTGCAGTCCAAAAGCCTGACGGAACTCTTACGGAGCATGCCAACTGGGCAGGCGGACCTCAGACCTATCTGTGCGCTACTCAGGCTCCTTATTATGTAAAA encodes the following:
- a CDS encoding AraC family transcriptional regulator, with the protein product MAYCSTALTIEFEIHEIITVHYFEYMKDFVFSGESHDFWEFLYVDKGEITVQANQSIYQLKAGDVIFHKPNEFHALKASGNKAPNLVVMSFRCSSESMRFFEEKSCSLNQEERFLISRIIAEAKQAFSTPLHIPSVEKVELAPSPPFGAAQLILLYLQVFLIHVKRNHFEEGDAPIHNLPTGQMALSSNSSHLEQIIQFMEFHICEHLTIKAICNEFSISRSTLHSLFHKEKNCGAIDYFNLMKIERSKEIMRDGNMNFTEIAYFLSYSSLQYFSKQFKKTTGMSPLEYFNSVKKYSNELTNASKKRREDNRMI
- a CDS encoding DUF5696 domain-containing protein, producing the protein MHDIKFHQTALSFEESSLLFSIQHGSAIWKWDATYRPRLIAGGQTVYFQDAASITHNQWKTGVGEGIISHYQGFRLDDTDLSLAFETVTWIEYATEDVHFEWIPLTESSVPVSEIFWPGYMEFEKESDRWYTLLNIQQGLLIPNTWETALEKLPFDGMMCTAGSYMPWFGQVKEGDGYLAICEQPWDAAYYAEHPAKGPYTHTGIKWLPSLGRMNSRRTMRYTFLSDCDYNDICKHYRTYVKEQGTFCSLKEKAAKAPVHKLVGASFIHKGIKTQVMPDSRFFDPEKPDKNNHVYSFEKRTGEIHHFYKDLGLKKLYLHLDGWAEPGYDNQHPDYLPACEGAGGWEKMKELADTMHGYGYSFGIHDQYRDYYRRAKTFDQNFAVQKPDGTLTEHANWAGGPQTYLCATQAPYYVKRNFTEIKKNGVELDCAYLDVFTCNEPDECGHPWHRINRKECLDYRSLCFEYLLSKGILPSSEEVTDWSVKSLVFCHYAPYSFMMHEPGADRQGIPVPLFNLVYHDCLIIPWMMEKYEKEDFMLYALLNGGAPYFIRDGAYENIDGSFGGHQTLSEEEMAARCKIVSSLHERVAMCEMLSHEFIDGDPFRQRTTFSDGTAVEADLIHGTYEIRAEKATS